In Nicotiana tabacum cultivar K326 chromosome 19, ASM71507v2, whole genome shotgun sequence, one DNA window encodes the following:
- the LOC107815758 gene encoding F-box protein CPR1-like, translating to MVNGSIMKLPEDLVFYILLRCPVKSLMRFKGISKAWYNFIQSATFINLHLNRITTIEDEFILFKYSIKEEPEEFKNVLSFLSGHNDALNPLFPDIDVSYMTSNCSCTFFPLIGPCNGLIALTDSITIILINPATRNFRLLPPSPFGCPKGFHRSVEEFGLGFDSIANDYKVVRLSEVFWDPPNDYPGPKESKVDMYDLSIDSWRELDYEQLPLIYWVPCAETFYKEAVHWFATIDLSMVILCFDVCTETFRNMKMPHTFIFDNEQYCGLVILSESLTLICYPNPISIDQIQELTHIWVMKEYGVSESWILKDTIRPPPIESPLDVWKNNLLLFESKSGLLISYNLNSDEVKELKLNGFPGSLSVKVYKESLTSIPRGLKL from the coding sequence ATGGTTAATGGAAGTATAATGAAATTGCCCGAAGACTTAGTGTTCTATATACTATTAAGATGTCCGGTGAAATCTCTCATGCGATTCAAAGGCATATCTAAAGCTTGGTACAATTTCATACAATCCGCCACTTTTATAAATCTTCATCTCAACCGCATAACAACCATAGAAGACGAATTCATTCTGTTCAAGTACTCCATCAAAGAAGAACCAGAAGAATTTAAAAATGTATTGTCTTTTCTTTCTGGTCATAATGATGCTCTTAACCCTCTTTTTCCAGATATAGACGTGTCATATATGACCTCCAATTGTAGTTGTACTTTTTTCCCACTCATCGGTCCTTGTAATGGTTTGATTGCTTTGACAGATTCCATTACCATCATCTTAATTAATCCGGCTACTAGAAATTTCAGATTGCTCCCACCTAGCCCTTTTGGTTGTCCCAAAGGTTTCCATCGTTCTGTTGAAGAGTTTGGGCTTGGGTTTGACTCGATTGCGAATGACTATAAGGTTGTTAGGCTTTCTGAAGTGTTTTGGGATCCTCCTAATGATTATCCTGGTCCTAAAGAGAGTAAAGTTGATATGTATGATTTGAGCATTGATTCTTGGAGAGAACTGGATTATGAACAGTTGCCATTGATTTATTGGGTGCCTTGTGCTGAGACATTTTACAAGGAAGCGGTTCATTGGTTTGCAACTATAGATTTGTCTATGGTGATTCTTTGTTTTGACGTGTGCACTGAGACTTTTCGTAATATGAAAATGCCCCATACTTTTATTTTTGACAACGAGCAATATTGTGGTCTTGTAATCTTAAGTGAGTCTCTAACATTGATTTGTTACCCGAACCCAATATCTATTGATCAAATACAAGAACTAACGCACATTTGGGTGATGAAGGAGTACGGTGTAAGCGAGTCTTGGATTTTGAAAGACACAATTAGGCCTCCTCCTATTGAATCTCCGTTagatgtttggaagaataatttatTGCTGTTTGAAAGCAAAAGCGGACTTTTGATTTCCTATAATCTTAATTCCGATGAAGTAAAGGAACTCAAATTAAATGGTTTTCCTGGAAGTTTGAGTGTTAAAGTTTACAAGGAATCCTTAACTTCAATCCCAAGAGGGTTAAAATTATAG